From Pseudomonas sp. B21-028, one genomic window encodes:
- the fliH gene encoding flagellar assembly protein FliH — translation MSAKSDDSPSDLIRARDVGGFDVWSLPSFDPHVPEPEPEPVEELPEMEEVPLEEVQPLTLEEVEGIRQEAYNEGFAIGEKEGFHSTSLKVRQEADVALTAKLRALESLMLNLFDPIAEQDTQIEKSLVGLVQHIARQVIQRELAIDSSQIEHVMREALKLLPLGVGNVRLYINPQDFELVKALRERHEETWRIVEDEALLPGGCRVETEHSRIDATVETRISQIMAKLFDQLHEQALHPAAADLSLELPDEPPAVSPVDPDGAELIAAEPDGRDAS, via the coding sequence ATGTCTGCCAAGAGTGATGATTCACCCAGCGACCTGATCCGCGCCCGGGACGTCGGTGGTTTCGACGTCTGGTCGTTGCCCAGCTTCGATCCCCACGTGCCCGAGCCCGAGCCCGAGCCAGTGGAAGAGCTGCCGGAGATGGAAGAGGTGCCGCTGGAGGAAGTCCAGCCACTGACCCTCGAGGAAGTCGAGGGCATTCGCCAGGAGGCCTACAACGAAGGCTTTGCCATCGGCGAAAAGGAAGGCTTCCACAGCACCTCGCTCAAGGTCCGTCAGGAAGCTGATGTGGCCCTGACGGCCAAGCTGCGGGCGTTGGAATCACTGATGCTCAACCTGTTCGATCCCATCGCCGAGCAGGACACCCAGATTGAAAAGTCGCTGGTGGGGCTGGTGCAACACATCGCCAGGCAAGTCATTCAGCGTGAGCTGGCGATCGATTCGAGCCAGATCGAACACGTCATGCGCGAGGCCCTCAAGCTTCTGCCGTTGGGCGTGGGCAACGTGCGGCTGTACATCAATCCCCAGGATTTCGAGCTGGTCAAAGCCTTGCGCGAGCGTCATGAGGAAACCTGGCGCATCGTCGAAGACGAAGCCCTGTTGCCGGGCGGTTGCCGCGTGGAAACCGAGCACAGCCGCATTGATGCGACCGTCGAAACCCGTATCAGCCAGATCATGGCCAAGCTCTTCGATCAATTACACGAACAGGCCTTGCACCCGGCCGCTGCCGATCTGAGCCTGGAGTTGCCGGACGAACCCCCGGCCGTTTCGCCCGTCGATCCGGACGGTGCCGAGTTGATTGCTGCTGAGCCGGACGGCCGCGATGCGTCTTGA
- the fliI gene encoding flagellar protein export ATPase FliI → MRLERTSFGKRLGSYAEATELAGQPILEGRLLRMVGLTLEAEGLRAAMGSRCLVINDDSYHPVQVEAEVMGFAGSKVFLMPVGSVAGIAPGARVVPLADTGRLPMGMSMLGRVLDGAGRALDGKGGMKAEDWVPMDGPTINPLKRDPISVPLDVGIRCINGLLTVGRGQRLGLFAGTGVGKSVLLGMMTRFTEADIIVVGLIGERGREVKEFIEHILGEEGLKRSVVVASPADDAPLMRLRAAMYCTRIAEYFRDKGKNVLLLMDSLTRFAQAQREIALAIGEPPATKGYPPSVFAKLPKLVERAGNAEKGGGSITAFYTVLSEGDDQQDPIADSARGVLDGHIVLSRRLAEEGHYPAIDIEASISRVMPSVISAEHMKRAQQFKQYWSRYQQSRDLISVGAYVPGGDRETDTAINLYPAMAVYLRQSLNDNIGMGASEAHLQTIFAPVAGG, encoded by the coding sequence ATGCGTCTTGAACGCACCAGCTTCGGCAAGCGCCTGGGCAGCTACGCCGAGGCCACCGAGCTGGCCGGCCAGCCGATTCTCGAAGGACGCCTGTTACGCATGGTCGGCCTGACCCTCGAAGCCGAGGGCCTGCGCGCCGCCATGGGCAGTCGCTGCCTGGTGATCAACGACGACAGTTACCACCCGGTACAGGTCGAGGCCGAGGTCATGGGCTTCGCCGGCAGTAAGGTATTCCTGATGCCGGTGGGCAGCGTGGCCGGCATTGCCCCCGGCGCGCGAGTGGTCCCCCTGGCCGATACCGGTCGCTTGCCCATGGGTATGAGCATGCTCGGCCGGGTGCTGGACGGGGCCGGGCGGGCCTTGGACGGCAAGGGCGGGATGAAGGCCGAAGACTGGGTGCCGATGGATGGCCCGACCATCAACCCCCTCAAGCGCGACCCCATCAGCGTACCGCTGGATGTGGGCATTCGTTGCATCAACGGTTTGCTGACGGTCGGGCGCGGCCAGCGGCTCGGCCTGTTCGCCGGTACCGGTGTGGGTAAGAGTGTGCTGTTGGGCATGATGACCCGCTTCACCGAAGCCGACATCATCGTGGTGGGGCTGATTGGCGAGCGGGGTCGCGAGGTGAAGGAGTTCATCGAGCACATTCTCGGTGAAGAAGGCCTCAAGCGTTCCGTCGTAGTGGCATCGCCGGCGGATGACGCGCCCCTGATGCGCCTGCGGGCCGCCATGTATTGCACCCGGATTGCCGAGTATTTCCGCGACAAGGGCAAGAATGTCCTGTTGCTGATGGATTCGCTTACCCGTTTTGCCCAGGCTCAGCGGGAAATCGCCCTGGCCATCGGTGAACCTCCGGCCACCAAGGGCTATCCGCCTTCCGTGTTCGCCAAGCTGCCGAAGCTGGTGGAGCGTGCCGGCAACGCCGAGAAGGGCGGCGGTTCGATCACCGCGTTCTACACCGTGCTGTCCGAGGGCGACGACCAGCAAGACCCCATCGCCGACTCGGCGCGAGGCGTGCTCGACGGCCACATCGTGTTGTCCCGGCGCCTGGCCGAAGAAGGTCATTACCCGGCCATCGACATCGAGGCATCCATCAGTCGGGTCATGCCGTCGGTCATCAGCGCCGAACATATGAAGCGTGCCCAACAGTTCAAGCAATACTGGTCGCGCTACCAGCAAAGCCGCGACCTGATTAGCGTCGGCGCCTATGTGCCCGGCGGCGACCGTGAAACCGATACGGCGATCAATCTCTATCCGGCGATGGCCGTTTACCTGCGCCAGAGCCTGAACGACAACATCGGCATGGGCGCCAGCGAAGCGCACCTGCAAACCATCTTCGCTCCGGTCGCCGGCGGGTAA
- the fliJ gene encoding flagellar export protein FliJ — MATSRAARLAPVVDMAEKAEKTAVQRLAYFQGQVAVAESKLADLENFRLEYQEQWIARGSHGVSGQWLLGYQGFLAQLGTAIDQQRQSLVWHQNNLERARQSWQEAFARVEGLRKLVQRYIDEARQLEDKREQKLLDELSQRLPRQDSF, encoded by the coding sequence GTGGCCACGAGTCGTGCGGCGCGCCTGGCGCCGGTGGTGGACATGGCCGAAAAGGCCGAGAAAACCGCGGTCCAGCGGCTGGCCTATTTCCAGGGGCAGGTGGCCGTCGCCGAAAGCAAGTTGGCGGACCTCGAGAATTTCCGCCTCGAATACCAGGAGCAATGGATCGCTCGCGGCAGCCATGGCGTCTCCGGTCAGTGGCTGTTGGGTTACCAAGGCTTTCTGGCGCAGTTGGGGACCGCCATCGACCAGCAGCGCCAGAGCCTGGTCTGGCACCAGAACAACCTGGAAAGGGCCCGGCAGAGCTGGCAGGAAGCCTTTGCCCGGGTGGAGGGGCTGCGCAAACTGGTGCAGCGCTATATCGATGAGGCGAGGCAACTGGAAGACAAGCGCGAGCAAAAACTGCTGGATGAATTATCCCAACGCTTGCCACGCCAGGATTCGTTTTGA
- a CDS encoding STAS domain-containing protein, giving the protein MSVVTEVSDDGQKLTISIKGRFDFGKHQEFRESYERLNTKPESIVVDLKEATYLDSSALGMLLLLRDHAGGDESDIRIVNSNSDVKKILGISNFDKLFDIYPKEDKAEEKDGLGHHHQDKLRSGKV; this is encoded by the coding sequence ATGTCAGTCGTTACCGAAGTATCCGATGATGGACAGAAGCTGACGATTTCGATCAAGGGTCGATTCGATTTCGGAAAGCATCAGGAGTTTCGTGAGTCTTATGAGAGGCTCAATACGAAGCCTGAGTCCATAGTGGTGGATTTGAAAGAGGCCACTTATCTCGACAGTTCCGCCTTGGGCATGCTCCTGCTATTGCGCGATCACGCGGGTGGCGACGAGTCAGATATTCGGATCGTGAACAGCAACAGCGATGTGAAGAAGATCCTTGGGATTTCCAACTTCGACAAGCTGTTTGATATCTATCCGAAAGAAGACAAAGCGGAAGAGAAGGACGGGCTGGGTCATCACCATCAGGATAAACTCAGATCGGGCAAAGTCTGA
- a CDS encoding SpoIIE family protein phosphatase: protein MFSDLESLTVLIAEDSAADRLLLSTIVRRQGHHVLTAADGAEAVDIYTEQRPQLVLMDAMMPVMDGFEAAQKIKLLAGEQLVPIIFLTSLTESEGLARCLEAGGDDFLAKPYNQVILAAKIKAMDRLRRLQATVVEQRDQIARHHDYLLNEQRVAKAVFDKIAHSGCLSAPNIRYLQSPYALFNGDLLLAAFNPAGDMHILLGDFTGHGLPAAVGAMPLAEVFYGMTAKGYGLAQILREMNAKLKRILPVDMFCCATLLCLGFQRCTVEIWNGGMPDGYLHDSLTGVRTPLPARHLPLGVLTPQLFDDRTEVHPMALGDRVFLLSDGVIDTSDDDDQLFGVERLQQVFAANREPDCLFEDIQQALRDFRGEARDDFSMVEVRMVAPTQLNPPPPVYSDSGQSSPLDWSVSFEFRAQTLKRFNPMPYLLQLLLEVHGLRAQSGALYSVLSELYSNALEHGVLGLDSSIKRDASGFARYYMERSSRLDELAAGHIRVHLHVTPHGDGGRLVIEVEDSGEGFDVARVLAQPLSSDRLSGRGVSLVRQLSHQACWSDDGRSVRAEFFWEALA, encoded by the coding sequence ATGTTTTCCGATCTCGAATCGCTGACGGTCCTGATTGCCGAAGACAGCGCCGCTGACCGACTGCTGCTCTCGACCATTGTCCGTCGCCAGGGGCATCACGTACTCACCGCTGCCGATGGCGCCGAAGCGGTCGACATCTATACGGAGCAACGTCCACAGCTGGTGCTGATGGATGCGATGATGCCGGTCATGGACGGATTCGAGGCCGCGCAGAAGATCAAGCTGTTGGCCGGCGAGCAGTTGGTGCCGATCATTTTCCTCACCTCATTGACCGAAAGCGAAGGCCTGGCCCGTTGCCTGGAGGCTGGCGGTGACGATTTCCTGGCCAAACCCTACAACCAGGTGATCCTGGCCGCCAAGATCAAGGCCATGGATCGTTTGCGCCGGTTGCAGGCCACGGTCGTGGAGCAGCGTGACCAGATTGCCCGGCACCACGATTACCTGCTCAACGAGCAGCGGGTCGCCAAGGCCGTATTCGACAAGATTGCCCATTCCGGCTGTCTGAGCGCGCCGAATATCCGCTACCTGCAATCGCCCTACGCCCTGTTCAACGGCGACTTGTTGCTGGCTGCGTTCAATCCGGCCGGCGACATGCACATCCTGCTGGGGGATTTCACCGGGCACGGCCTGCCGGCGGCGGTCGGGGCGATGCCGCTGGCGGAAGTGTTCTACGGGATGACCGCCAAAGGCTATGGCCTGGCGCAGATCCTGCGGGAAATGAACGCCAAGCTCAAACGCATCCTGCCGGTGGACATGTTCTGTTGCGCGACGCTGCTTTGCCTGGGCTTCCAGCGCTGCACGGTGGAAATCTGGAATGGCGGCATGCCCGATGGGTACCTGCATGACAGTCTCACTGGCGTGCGCACGCCATTGCCGGCGCGGCACTTGCCATTGGGCGTGCTCACGCCTCAACTGTTCGATGATCGTACCGAAGTGCATCCCATGGCGCTGGGTGACCGGGTCTTCCTGCTGTCCGACGGCGTGATCGATACCAGCGATGACGATGACCAGTTGTTCGGTGTGGAGCGGTTGCAGCAGGTATTTGCCGCCAACCGTGAGCCCGATTGTCTTTTTGAAGATATCCAGCAGGCCCTGCGGGACTTTCGTGGCGAGGCCCGCGACGATTTCAGCATGGTCGAAGTGCGGATGGTCGCGCCGACGCAACTCAATCCGCCACCACCGGTCTATTCCGATAGCGGCCAGTCCAGTCCGCTGGACTGGTCGGTGAGTTTCGAGTTTCGGGCCCAGACCCTCAAGCGCTTCAACCCGATGCCGTACTTGCTGCAATTGCTGCTTGAGGTGCATGGGCTCAGGGCTCAAAGTGGCGCGCTCTACAGCGTTCTATCGGAGCTCTACTCCAATGCCTTGGAGCATGGAGTGCTGGGGCTCGATTCGAGCATCAAGCGTGATGCCTCCGGCTTTGCGCGCTATTACATGGAGCGCAGCAGCCGACTGGATGAACTGGCCGCCGGTCACATCCGGGTACACTTGCATGTCACGCCCCACGGCGACGGTGGTCGCCTAGTGATCGAGGTTGAAGACAGCGGTGAGGGCTTCGATGTTGCCCGTGTGCTGGCCCAGCCGCTGAGCAGTGATCGGTTGTCGGGACGTGGTGTCAGCCTGGTGCGTCAGTTGAGCCACCAGGCCTGTTGGTCAGACGATGGTCGTAGTGTCCGCGCGGAGTTTTTCTGGGAGGCTCTGGCATAA
- a CDS encoding Hpt domain-containing protein, with protein MNEIHLDRDVLSTLKEVMEEGYLELLDTFLNDSEARLRVLHEARDAEKLSATAHSFKGSSSNMGAIRLAELCGELEQRAKQPSLGGIEKLVSEIDSEFAHVRNLCQEEREGFHC; from the coding sequence GTGAACGAGATTCATCTGGACCGCGACGTGCTCAGCACGTTGAAGGAAGTCATGGAGGAAGGGTATCTGGAGCTGCTGGATACGTTTCTCAACGACTCCGAGGCACGCTTGCGCGTGCTGCATGAAGCCCGCGACGCCGAAAAGCTGAGCGCCACCGCCCACAGTTTCAAGGGCAGCAGCAGCAACATGGGCGCCATCCGCCTGGCCGAACTGTGTGGTGAGCTGGAGCAGCGTGCCAAACAGCCCTCCCTGGGCGGCATCGAGAAGCTGGTCAGCGAAATCGACAGCGAATTCGCCCATGTCCGAAATCTCTGCCAGGAAGAGCGCGAAGGCTTTCACTGCTGA
- a CDS encoding flagellar hook-length control protein FliK has protein sequence MPVTPNTLLQAAAQAKPQAAVNPPAAAPDLGNRASSFAQVFAQQAPVKSSSAPEPAMKPVRDKTPDSSVKKNASDETAAAPEPAVADSGKPLPADKPVKADDTADNDTDADSETETPVADAAPADTVVDPMLPPDVAAPVVQADVVPTPVVDASTVPQVAAAVATPVVPLAPAAPPEDPKFDPEADPLDALPALRLAMEQGGHVSATSQSKTAAPAPLDGEPTSAQTFAAGMASMLTVQADQNSTGPGSQGGEKAFSGLIGEGLKDLGSASSDTRVDDFANRLAALTQAATPKTANAVPVNQPIAMNQSGWTEEVVNRVMYLSSANLKAADIQLQPAELGRLDIRVNMVPDQQTQVTFMSAHSGVREALEGQLHRLRDSFAQQGMGQVDVNVSDQSRGSQNPDQQAQQQAQAGRTSSSGGRVGSADEPLPASVAEVAAATTSVIGTSAVDYYA, from the coding sequence ATGCCCGTTACGCCCAATACACTGCTTCAGGCCGCTGCGCAGGCCAAGCCGCAGGCCGCCGTCAATCCGCCGGCAGCGGCGCCGGACCTCGGCAATAGAGCCTCCAGCTTCGCCCAGGTCTTCGCCCAGCAAGCCCCCGTCAAATCCTCGTCGGCCCCTGAGCCTGCGATGAAGCCGGTGCGCGACAAGACCCCCGACAGCAGCGTCAAAAAGAACGCCAGCGATGAAACGGCTGCCGCCCCGGAGCCGGCCGTTGCCGATAGCGGCAAACCCTTGCCCGCCGACAAGCCGGTCAAGGCCGATGACACGGCAGACAATGACACCGATGCCGACAGCGAGACCGAGACCCCGGTAGCGGACGCGGCCCCTGCCGATACTGTCGTCGACCCGATGTTGCCGCCGGACGTGGCTGCGCCTGTGGTCCAGGCCGACGTGGTGCCTACGCCTGTGGTGGATGCCTCGACTGTGCCGCAGGTGGCGGCTGCGGTGGCGACTCCGGTCGTGCCGCTGGCCCCGGCCGCGCCGCCAGAGGACCCGAAGTTCGACCCCGAGGCCGACCCGCTCGACGCCTTGCCGGCATTGCGACTGGCAATGGAGCAGGGGGGTCACGTTTCCGCTACCAGCCAATCCAAGACCGCCGCCCCGGCTCCTCTCGACGGTGAGCCGACGTCAGCCCAGACCTTTGCCGCCGGCATGGCAAGCATGCTGACTGTGCAAGCTGACCAGAACAGTACCGGTCCTGGCAGCCAGGGCGGGGAAAAGGCATTCAGCGGGCTGATCGGCGAGGGCCTCAAGGATCTGGGCTCGGCTTCCAGTGACACCCGCGTGGATGATTTCGCCAACCGTCTGGCGGCCCTGACCCAGGCGGCTACGCCCAAGACCGCCAATGCGGTGCCGGTCAACCAGCCCATCGCCATGAATCAGAGTGGCTGGACCGAAGAAGTGGTCAACCGGGTGATGTATCTGTCGAGCGCCAATCTCAAGGCTGCCGACATCCAGCTGCAGCCCGCCGAGCTCGGTCGCCTGGACATCCGGGTAAACATGGTGCCGGATCAACAGACCCAGGTGACCTTCATGAGTGCCCACTCCGGCGTTCGCGAAGCCCTCGAAGGCCAGTTGCATCGCCTGCGGGACAGTTTCGCCCAGCAGGGCATGGGCCAGGTCGATGTCAACGTGTCCGATCAGTCCCGTGGTTCGCAGAACCCGGATCAGCAGGCGCAGCAGCAAGCCCAGGCCGGACGCACGTCATCCTCCGGCGGGCGGGTGGGTTCGGCAGATGAACCCCTGCCGGCCAGCGTCGCTGAGGTGGCGGCCGCTACCACCAGCGTCATCGGCACCAGCGCGGTCGATTACTACGCCTGA
- the fliL gene encoding flagellar basal body-associated protein FliL — protein MAKSEAAAVKDPATKGKLKMIILIVVGLLLAIGVSVGATWYVMHSAQSKPAAVVEAAPVGKQPAIFEPMAPAFVANYTQNGRQRYMQVSITLLGRNQADLEALRVHMPLIRNNLVMLFSGQNFDTLATPVGQEMLRQKATASVQEVAQKELGKVVIEQLLFTNFVLQ, from the coding sequence ATGGCGAAGAGCGAAGCAGCAGCTGTAAAAGACCCCGCAACCAAAGGCAAACTCAAGATGATCATCCTGATCGTGGTGGGTTTGCTCCTGGCGATCGGTGTGTCCGTGGGGGCAACCTGGTATGTCATGCACAGTGCTCAGAGCAAGCCGGCGGCAGTGGTCGAGGCCGCGCCGGTGGGCAAGCAGCCAGCGATTTTCGAGCCCATGGCACCTGCCTTCGTCGCCAACTACACCCAGAATGGCCGTCAACGCTACATGCAGGTCAGCATCACCTTGCTGGGGCGCAACCAGGCTGATCTGGAAGCGCTGCGGGTGCACATGCCGCTGATCCGCAACAATCTGGTGATGCTGTTCTCCGGACAGAATTTCGACACCCTCGCCACCCCCGTCGGCCAGGAAATGCTCCGTCAGAAAGCCACGGCCAGCGTGCAGGAAGTGGCTCAGAAAGAGCTCGGCAAAGTGGTGATCGAACAGTTGCTCTTCACTAACTTCGTATTGCAGTAG